In the Paraburkholderia acidisoli genome, one interval contains:
- a CDS encoding AraC family transcriptional regulator, whose amino-acid sequence MSTELAAALLRYTESQPGSSPYVTPVEGLFVLRSDLPRPPTFRSARPAICIVAQGAKWASFGGEQLAYGAGQALVVGVDTPSQGRVYEASPDKPCLVLILELDLAIVRAVAQAMPAPPAPAGDTSRGVFVANFDGPLADCALRAVRLLDTPGAVGVLYPMILREICYWLLEGPHGAQIARLASTESPSHGLLRAVDSLRLHFAEPMRVDALAEVAQLSPSAFHRQFKALTGLPPLQYQKQLRLLEARRLLLSQASSVQSAAFEVGYESASQFSREYTRMFGAPPRRDSEHAKAMREAA is encoded by the coding sequence ATGTCGACCGAACTGGCCGCCGCATTGCTTCGCTACACCGAGTCGCAGCCCGGCAGCAGCCCTTACGTCACGCCCGTGGAAGGGCTCTTCGTCCTGCGCTCCGACCTGCCGCGCCCGCCCACGTTTCGCTCGGCGCGCCCGGCTATCTGCATCGTCGCGCAAGGGGCGAAATGGGCCAGCTTCGGCGGCGAGCAACTGGCGTACGGCGCGGGCCAGGCGCTGGTCGTGGGTGTCGATACCCCTTCGCAAGGCCGCGTGTACGAAGCGAGCCCCGACAAGCCCTGCCTCGTGCTGATCCTTGAACTCGATCTGGCGATCGTGCGCGCGGTGGCGCAAGCGATGCCCGCGCCGCCCGCGCCCGCCGGCGACACGAGCCGCGGCGTGTTCGTCGCGAACTTCGACGGACCGCTCGCCGATTGCGCGCTACGGGCCGTACGCCTGCTCGACACGCCCGGCGCGGTGGGCGTGCTGTACCCGATGATCCTGCGCGAGATCTGCTACTGGCTGCTCGAGGGCCCGCACGGCGCGCAGATCGCGCGGCTCGCCTCCACGGAAAGTCCCTCGCACGGTTTGCTGCGCGCCGTCGACAGTTTGCGGCTGCATTTTGCCGAGCCCATGCGCGTGGACGCGCTGGCCGAGGTCGCGCAATTGAGCCCGTCGGCGTTTCACCGGCAGTTCAAGGCGCTAACCGGATTGCCGCCGCTTCAGTATCAAAAGCAGCTGCGTTTGCTCGAAGCCCGGCGACTGCTGCTTTCGCAAGCGTCGAGCGTGCAGTCGGCAGCCTTCGAAGTGGGCTATGAAAGCGCCTCGCAATTCAGCCGCGAATACACGCGCATGTTCGGCGCGCCGCCCCGACGCGACTCGGAGCACGCGAAGGCCATGCGCGAAGCGGCTTGA